From the genome of Methanotorris formicicus Mc-S-70, one region includes:
- a CDS encoding 3-dehydroquinate synthase II, protein MKFAWVNVIGDDWEDRKEIVKCALESSVPVVMAKSEDIEKIRELGNIKVASNDLNADIVVIGKDDDLEILRKAKELGKETAIYIPIESKDDEIFASEVSRLDFVDNIILEGRDWTIIPLENLIADLFNEDIKIIAAVNSIKEAKTAYEILEKGVDGVLLFPNDFNDIKELMELLESINAQRIELDVSTIKKVEPIGSGDRVCIDTCSLMEIGEGMLIGSYSRGMFLVHSETVENPYVATRPFRVNAGPVHAYILCPGNKTKYLSELKAGDKVLVVNKDGRAREVIIGRVKIEKRPLMLIEAEYKGDIIRTILQNAETIRLVKEDGTPISVVELKEGDKVLIKPDENARHFGMAIRETIIEK, encoded by the coding sequence ATGAAGTTTGCATGGGTTAATGTTATTGGAGATGATTGGGAAGATAGAAAAGAGATTGTTAAATGTGCCTTAGAATCAAGTGTTCCTGTTGTAATGGCAAAGAGTGAAGACATAGAAAAAATAAGAGAATTGGGAAATATAAAAGTGGCATCAAATGATTTAAATGCAGATATTGTTGTTATAGGAAAGGATGATGATTTAGAGATATTAAGGAAGGCAAAGGAATTAGGAAAAGAAACTGCCATTTACATCCCAATTGAAAGTAAAGATGATGAAATATTTGCATCGGAAGTTAGTAGGTTGGATTTTGTTGATAATATTATATTGGAAGGAAGAGATTGGACAATCATTCCATTAGAAAACCTCATTGCAGATTTGTTTAATGAGGATATAAAAATAATAGCAGCAGTAAATTCAATAAAAGAGGCAAAAACTGCCTACGAAATTTTGGAAAAAGGTGTTGACGGAGTTTTATTGTTCCCAAATGATTTTAATGATATAAAAGAATTGATGGAACTTCTTGAAAGTATTAATGCCCAGAGAATTGAGTTGGATGTTTCAACAATCAAAAAGGTTGAGCCTATTGGTAGTGGAGATAGGGTTTGTATAGATACTTGCTCATTAATGGAAATTGGAGAGGGTATGTTAATTGGCTCATATTCAAGAGGAATGTTTTTGGTGCACTCTGAGACAGTAGAGAATCCTTATGTTGCAACGAGACCTTTTAGAGTGAATGCGGGACCAGTTCACGCATACATTTTATGCCCAGGAAATAAGACAAAATACTTAAGTGAGTTAAAAGCAGGAGATAAAGTATTGGTTGTAAATAAGGATGGAAGGGCAAGGGAAGTAATCATTGGACGCGTGAAAATTGAGAAGAGACCATTAATGCTCATTGAGGCAGAATATAAAGGAGACATAATAAGAACAATCCTCCAAAATGCAGAGACCATTAGGTTGGTTAAAGAGGACGGAACACCAATATCAGTTGTAGAATTAAAAGAGGGGGATAAAGTTTTAATAAAACCAGATGAAAATGCAAGACACTTTGGAATGGCAATTAGAGAGACAATCATAGAGAAATAA
- a CDS encoding SIS domain-containing protein, protein MFILIGEILPHIAKNIELLMEFEYDENLKNKLNSFLDAIINAKNIFVFGVGRSGLVGKAFAMRLMHLGFNAYVVGETICPSFKEGDLLIVISGSGETTLTKEIAKKADNVVAITCNIPNTLAKISNIWIPICISKNEYLPLGTAFEFMAFIFLDVVVALLMKRLGISENEMKDRHCNLQ, encoded by the coding sequence GTGTTTATATTGATTGGTGAAATTCTCCCACACATAGCAAAAAATATAGAACTACTGATGGAATTTGAATATGATGAAAATCTAAAAAATAAACTAAATTCTTTTTTAGATGCCATTATAAACGCAAAAAACATATTTGTTTTTGGAGTCGGCAGGAGTGGATTGGTGGGGAAGGCATTTGCAATGCGTTTAATGCATTTAGGATTTAACGCTTATGTGGTTGGGGAAACAATATGCCCATCATTTAAAGAGGGAGATTTATTAATAGTGATTTCAGGTAGTGGGGAAACGACCTTAACAAAAGAAATAGCAAAAAAAGCAGATAATGTGGTTGCGATAACTTGCAATATCCCAAATACACTTGCAAAAATCTCCAACATCTGGATTCCTATATGCATATCAAAAAATGAATACCTTCCATTAGGCACAGCATTTGAGTTCATGGCATTTATTTTTTTAGATGTTGTTGTGGCATTATTGATGAAGAGATTAGGCATTTCAGAAAATGAAATGAAAGATAGGCATTGCAATCTACAATAA
- the cdhD gene encoding CO dehydrogenase/acetyl-CoA synthase subunit delta, with protein MDLNAIIKLVEKVGRIEIENIEITADELIINIPSAPPVVIPQTPTIKEKLAEEGIIEVPEVDWERPIETYKGYIREVQFGKPKSEGGRGKVVKIGGQKALYRFEEPQPNPPVVTFDIFDIPMHGLPAPVKKYFADVMEDPCEWARKCVKEFGADMITIHHISTDPKIKDTSPREAAKLMEDLLQAVDVPFVIGGSGDPNKDPLVLEACAEVAEGEKCLLASANLELDYKKIAEAAMKYDHNVLSWTIMDPNMAKDLNRRLISVGLDADRIVMDPTTCALGYGIEFSINAMTRLRLAGLKGDELVNMPMSSGTTNAIGAREAWMKNPEWGDRDYRLPLWEITTGLTMLMSGVDIFMMLHPLSIKVLKEIGKSLVTKPGEVKINTNNYEWITYP; from the coding sequence ATGGATTTGAATGCAATCATAAAGTTAGTGGAAAAGGTAGGACGCATAGAGATAGAAAACATAGAAATCACTGCAGATGAATTAATAATAAACATACCTTCGGCCCCTCCAGTAGTTATTCCACAAACACCAACAATAAAGGAAAAACTTGCTGAAGAGGGGATCATTGAAGTTCCAGAAGTTGATTGGGAAAGACCAATTGAAACATATAAGGGATACATTAGGGAGGTTCAATTTGGAAAACCAAAATCAGAAGGTGGGAGAGGAAAAGTCGTCAAGATTGGTGGACAAAAAGCATTATATAGATTTGAAGAGCCACAACCAAACCCACCAGTTGTTACATTTGACATATTCGATATCCCTATGCATGGACTGCCTGCACCAGTTAAGAAGTACTTTGCAGATGTTATGGAAGACCCTTGCGAATGGGCAAGGAAATGTGTTAAGGAATTTGGTGCAGATATGATAACAATCCACCATATCTCAACAGACCCAAAAATTAAAGACACTTCCCCAAGAGAAGCAGCAAAGTTAATGGAAGATTTATTGCAGGCAGTAGATGTTCCATTTGTTATTGGCGGTAGTGGGGACCCAAATAAAGACCCATTGGTTTTAGAGGCATGTGCTGAAGTTGCAGAAGGGGAAAAATGTTTATTGGCATCTGCAAACCTTGAACTTGACTACAAAAAGATTGCAGAAGCGGCTATGAAATATGACCACAATGTTTTGTCATGGACAATTATGGATCCAAACATGGCAAAGGACTTAAACAGAAGGTTAATCTCTGTAGGTTTAGATGCAGATAGGATTGTTATGGATCCAACAACTTGTGCATTGGGTTATGGGATTGAGTTTTCAATAAACGCGATGACAAGATTGAGGTTGGCAGGATTGAAAGGGGATGAATTGGTAAATATGCCAATGTCATCTGGAACAACAAACGCTATTGGGGCAAGAGAAGCATGGATGAAAAACCCAGAATGGGGAGATAGGGATTATAGGTTGCCACTTTGGGAAATAACAACAGGATTAACAATGCTAATGAGTGGAGTAGATATATTCATGATGCTTCACCCATTATCAATAAAGGTCTTGAAGGAAATTGGAAAATCACTCGTAACAAAGCCAGGAGAAGTTAAGATAAACACAAATAACTATGAATGGATTACCTACCCATAG
- a CDS encoding TIGR03576 family pyridoxal phosphate-dependent enzyme, protein MDDENELLRLEKCRKIIRDLIKKKGRKGIYDLTGLAGGFKITEEDKALLETYVGPAIYSEELNKLGLMHLRGNENHKAVGFNRTSSAILATILAIRPKKVVHYVPELPSHPSIPKSCKIIGAEYFEDDNVEEILKKIDENTLTIITGATMDHKVINLEIMKEIINYAKKKKSIVFVDDASGARLRPLFNQPSGLELGADLVVTSTDKLMDGPRGGLLGGLKELVDRIYTVGLSFGLEAQPPIMAGMVRGLESFNLDKLKKAYERAKNFDLSALDDLNYELREKDEKINISYEKTPTGFVIKKVTNTENNTNKLIDIGFNLLVDYGIITITVAGMPRASKSLRVDLTSKDAERLSDEEIINAIVNSIKNAFN, encoded by the coding sequence ATGGACGATGAGAACGAATTGCTAAGATTAGAAAAGTGTAGAAAGATAATTAGGGATCTAATTAAAAAGAAAGGTAGAAAAGGGATATATGATCTAACTGGATTAGCAGGCGGATTTAAAATAACAGAAGAGGATAAAGCCCTACTTGAAACCTATGTTGGGCCTGCAATATACTCAGAAGAATTAAATAAACTTGGATTAATGCATTTAAGGGGAAATGAAAACCATAAGGCTGTTGGATTTAACAGAACTTCCTCAGCAATATTGGCAACAATTCTTGCAATAAGACCAAAAAAAGTTGTTCACTATGTTCCAGAACTTCCCTCACATCCATCAATACCAAAAAGTTGTAAAATAATAGGAGCAGAGTATTTTGAAGATGATAATGTTGAAGAGATATTAAAAAAAATCGATGAAAATACCCTGACAATAATAACTGGAGCAACAATGGACCATAAGGTTATTAATTTAGAGATAATGAAAGAAATCATAAACTACGCAAAAAAGAAAAAATCAATTGTATTTGTAGATGATGCTTCAGGAGCAAGGTTAAGACCCCTCTTTAATCAACCATCAGGATTGGAATTAGGGGCAGATTTGGTTGTAACAAGTACGGATAAATTAATGGACGGTCCAAGAGGGGGATTACTTGGTGGTTTAAAAGAATTGGTCGATAGAATATATACAGTTGGATTAAGTTTTGGATTGGAAGCACAACCTCCAATAATGGCTGGAATGGTTAGGGGATTGGAGTCATTTAATTTAGATAAATTGAAAAAAGCCTATGAAAGAGCAAAGAACTTTGATTTAAGTGCATTAGATGATTTAAACTATGAATTAAGAGAAAAAGATGAAAAAATAAACATCTCCTATGAAAAAACCCCAACAGGATTTGTTATAAAAAAAGTTACCAACACTGAAAACAATACAAACAAACTAATAGATATTGGATTTAATTTGTTGGTAGATTACGGAATAATAACAATTACTGTTGCAGGAATGCCAAGGGCAAGTAAAAGTTTAAGGGTTGATTTAACATCAAAGGATGCTGAAAGATTATCTGATGAAGAGATTATAAACGCAATTGTCAATTCAATAAAAAATGCATTTAACTAA
- a CDS encoding serine/threonine-protein kinase RIO2 has translation MIKKLLEYLKQTHPDDLKVLRTIELLMRYHEWVPVDEIVRKVKMDEKDVLYRLKRLNKFEFVNRSRYGYRLSFGGYDALAMNAFIKKGLIKAIGGKLGVGKEGDVYNILLEDGREAVLKFHKHGRTCFTRGKRYRDYIVDKRHISWLYTSRLTAEREFEILNELFPIVKVPEPIEQNRHAIIMGKICGDELKRVDLEELGVDANKLFWDIIEEIKKSYELGYIHGDLSEFNILIDENGNFVIIDWPQAVNTCHPDAEFYLKRDIGNVVRYFKKYKIKEDVDKLYEYVTNKNKNEEDKNEWG, from the coding sequence ATCATTAAAAAATTACTTGAATATTTAAAGCAAACTCATCCAGATGATTTGAAGGTTTTAAGGACGATAGAATTGCTTATGAGGTATCATGAATGGGTTCCAGTTGATGAAATTGTTAGGAAGGTTAAGATGGATGAGAAGGATGTTTTGTATAGATTGAAGAGGTTGAATAAATTTGAGTTTGTGAATCGCTCAAGATATGGATATAGGTTATCTTTTGGAGGATATGATGCCCTTGCTATGAATGCATTTATTAAAAAAGGACTTATAAAGGCAATTGGTGGCAAGTTAGGTGTTGGTAAGGAGGGGGATGTTTATAATATCCTTCTTGAAGATGGAAGAGAGGCAGTTTTAAAATTCCACAAACATGGAAGGACATGCTTTACAAGAGGGAAGAGATATAGGGATTATATAGTAGATAAGAGACATATAAGTTGGCTTTACACTTCAAGGTTGACTGCGGAGAGGGAATTTGAAATATTAAATGAACTATTTCCTATTGTAAAAGTTCCTGAGCCAATAGAGCAAAATAGACATGCAATAATTATGGGTAAGATATGCGGGGATGAATTAAAAAGAGTGGATTTGGAAGAATTGGGGGTAGATGCAAATAAATTGTTTTGGGATATTATTGAGGAAATAAAAAAATCTTATGAATTGGGCTACATTCATGGGGATTTGAGTGAATTCAACATTTTGATTGATGAAAATGGGAATTTTGTCATAATAGATTGGCCTCAGGCAGTAAATACTTGCCATCCTGATGCAGAGTTTTATTTGAAGAGGGATATAGGTAATGTGGTGAGATACTTTAAAAAGTATAAGATAAAAGAGGATGTAGATAAGTTGTATGAATATGTGACAAATAAAAATAAAAATGAAGAGGATAAAAATGAATGGGGATGA
- a CDS encoding DUF2098 domain-containing protein, translating to MIQDVNGNEITISSYVRYVNTGTKGHVVDIKTDENSVWVVLDNDLMYKPYLLEILEEEEKEKREVLDKDELIKKLMKEGKIEISNDIDACGT from the coding sequence ATGATTCAAGACGTAAATGGAAATGAAATTACCATAAGCTCTTATGTAAGATACGTCAACACCGGTACAAAGGGACATGTTGTAGATATAAAAACTGACGAAAACAGTGTATGGGTAGTTTTAGATAATGATTTGATGTACAAACCCTACTTATTGGAAATATTGGAGGAAGAAGAAAAAGAGAAAAGAGAAGTACTAGACAAGGATGAATTAATAAAAAAATTAATGAAAGAAGGAAAAATAGAAATTTCAAATGATATAGATGCCTGTGGAACATAA
- a CDS encoding ankyrin repeat domain-containing protein, with protein MDLDMEIIRASVHGDVEKVKSLIKKGANVNAKNKFGGSALMAAVMNNHIDVVKVLIENGADLNVKNRLGRTPLMVAIEMKHIEIAKLLIENGADVNMADISGITPIMVAEDYLLPEIVRLLIKHGASTEGTRHIYE; from the coding sequence ATGGATTTGGATATGGAGATAATAAGGGCTTCAGTACATGGAGATGTTGAAAAGGTAAAATCCCTGATAAAAAAGGGTGCGAATGTAAATGCCAAAAATAAATTTGGGGGTTCAGCCCTCATGGCGGCAGTTATGAATAACCATATTGATGTTGTTAAAGTATTGATTGAAAATGGTGCCGATCTCAATGTAAAAAATAGGTTGGGAAGAACACCATTAATGGTTGCAATAGAAATGAAGCATATAGAAATAGCCAAATTACTTATAGAAAATGGTGCTGATGTAAATATGGCAGATATATCTGGAATAACACCAATTATGGTAGCGGAAGATTATCTCTTGCCTGAAATAGTTAGGTTACTCATAAAACATGGGGCAAGCACAGAAGGAACACGACATATCTATGAATAA
- a CDS encoding 2-oxoacid:acceptor oxidoreductase subunit alpha, which produces MKVEFMQGNMACVEGAIKAGCRFFAGYPITPSTEIAEGMAKKLPKVGGYYVQMEDEIASISAVIGASWGGLKSMTATSGPGFSLMQENIGYAFMTETPCVIVNIQRGGPSTGQPTMASQGDMMQTRWGSHGDYEPIVISPSSVQEMYDFTIMAFNYAEKYRIPVFLMADEIVGHMREKVVLHDNFEIIDRKKPEEKPCKNPYPFDVDVPPMPVFGEGYNIHVTGLTHNEKGYPDVSPETHDKLVRRITNKIRKNKDDIVKYEGKYLNADVMFVCYGTPSRAVKHTVEELRKKGIDAGYIRLITVFPFPDELIKGLDASKVIVPEMNLGQIYYEVERCAKGDVVLVDKIGGELHRPEDLEKAVFE; this is translated from the coding sequence ATGAAGGTTGAGTTTATGCAGGGAAATATGGCATGTGTTGAAGGAGCGATAAAGGCAGGATGTAGGTTTTTTGCAGGTTATCCAATAACACCTTCAACAGAGATAGCAGAAGGGATGGCAAAGAAATTACCAAAGGTTGGAGGGTATTATGTCCAAATGGAGGATGAGATTGCAAGTATCTCTGCAGTGATAGGTGCAAGTTGGGGAGGATTAAAATCAATGACTGCAACAAGTGGGCCAGGATTTAGTTTAATGCAGGAAAATATTGGCTATGCGTTTATGACAGAAACACCATGCGTAATAGTTAATATTCAAAGAGGAGGTCCTTCAACAGGACAACCAACAATGGCATCTCAAGGAGACATGATGCAGACAAGATGGGGAAGTCATGGGGATTATGAGCCAATAGTTATTTCTCCAAGTTCAGTTCAGGAGATGTATGATTTCACAATAATGGCATTTAATTATGCAGAGAAGTATAGAATTCCAGTGTTTTTAATGGCAGATGAGATTGTAGGGCATATGAGGGAGAAGGTTGTTTTACATGATAATTTTGAGATAATTGATAGGAAAAAGCCAGAGGAAAAACCATGCAAAAATCCATATCCGTTTGATGTTGATGTTCCTCCAATGCCAGTGTTTGGAGAGGGCTACAATATCCACGTTACTGGCTTAACACATAACGAAAAAGGTTATCCTGATGTTTCACCCGAAACACATGATAAATTGGTTAGAAGGATAACCAATAAAATAAGAAAAAATAAAGATGACATTGTGAAGTATGAAGGGAAGTATTTGAATGCTGATGTGATGTTTGTTTGTTATGGGACTCCTTCGAGGGCAGTTAAACATACGGTTGAGGAATTAAGGAAGAAAGGTATTGATGCTGGATATATAAGGTTAATAACAGTATTCCCATTCCCAGATGAGTTGATAAAAGGTTTAGATGCATCAAAGGTTATAGTGCCTGAAATGAACTTGGGGCAAATCTACTATGAGGTTGAGAGATGTGCGAAGGGAGATGTTGTCTTAGTGGATAAGATAGGTGGAGAATTGCATAGACCTGAAGATTTGGAAAAAGCAGTCTTCGAATAA